One window from the genome of Plasmodium relictum strain SGS1 genome assembly, chromosome: 12 encodes:
- a CDS encoding transcription factor IIIb subunit, putative, whose amino-acid sequence MVGQFIPSSGNKSFILSWGIRESREISLQKGYINIQKIADHLHLSSQHIEAAQRIYLMALQRNFTMGRNNSYVAASCLYTICRREKSPVMLIDFSDILQTPVKPLGKTFLKLLRLLHINVPNIDPSLFLERFAHKLNLKNDIYKVTYTGIKLIQAMTRDWISTGRRPTGLCGAALLISTRIHGISINSNTIADIVRISNPTIIKRLSEFKNTNTAKIKASEFDKISITDIPSNSIPPCVIYDNKKKLKNNFIEKNKTLSLCDSEEQENRSKKSICDGEIFSDDIFSQKSNDENNFNINSGINDDNTSNDNSLFHIEKLSYNNHTEYSTNSIVNDDKEKNEENEKEKKNNNSNDGINLEEICNENPKGNDIDNLALKIINTINIENNPNILKNANNNFLINRDEKIDRTTDLENCELKKKKGEIFMDNFSMKSTTSMCSVNKLSDMESCVSASNFSDNLNELNKAKINDEKNSLINEEIKNNEKMNTIINNDISINDNVSYISNNNDSNNNITKTIPKNYNNSNLSTTSNCYNETACINLSNIIENNSSTDDKKIILQQNHLNKEKEIIDSSYCTTLKETVTSELNNIINEVEEYSFLECNIENKNRNNKKNMNNANISTDFNYFFESNLNSINDQNTTFDGNSDASINQNDETLSDIYDSEIENMILTEKEKEIKMLIWDDMMKNYLPHICKQLKRQKKRNHEENNNEKKKIRNKKKKVEDISETQSTGDSVLKALEKSDKNLPNKINYDVLKSLFSS is encoded by the exons ATg gtTGGTCAATTTATTCCATCAAGTGGGaataaatcatttatattatcatggGGAATAAGAGAAAGTAGAGAAATATCTTTACAGAAaggatatataaatattcaaaaaatcGCTGATCATTTACATTTATCAAGTCAACATATAGAAGCAGCTCAAAGAATTTATTTAATGGCATTACAGAGAAATTTTACTATGGGAAGAAATAATTCTTATGTTGCTGCTTCTTGCTTATACACTATTTGTAGGAGAGAAAAGTCTCCAGTAATGTTAATTGATTTTAGTGATATTTTACAAACACCTGTAAAACCTTTAGGAAAAACGTTTTTAAAACTATTAAGATTATTGCATATCAATGTTCCAAATATTGATCCTTCTCTATTTTTGGAAAGATTTGCTCATAaacttaatttaaaaaatgacaTTTATAAAGTTACATATACAGGAATCAAGCTTATTCAAGCTATGACTAGAGATTGGATTAGTACAGGAAGAAGACCTACTGGACTATGTGGTGCAGCTCTTTTAATTTCTACTAGAATACATGGAATATCAATTAATTCTAATACAATTGCTGATATTGTCAGGATTTCTAATCCAACTATAATTAAAAGATTGTCAGAATTTAAAAACACAAATACTGCTAAAATTAAAGCTTCTGAATTTGATAAAATTTCTATAACGGATATTCCATCAAATAGCATTCCTCCATGTGTTATTTatgacaataaaaaaaaattgaaaaataattttattgaaaaaaataaaacctTATCATTATGTGATAGCGAAGAACAAGAAAATAGAAGTAAAAAGTCAATATGTGATGGAGAAATTTTTAGTGATGATATTTTTTCTCAAAAAagtaatgatgaaaataattttaatataaatagtgGTATAAATGATGATAACACTTCTAATGACAATAGTTTGTTTCatattgaaaaattatcatataaTAATCATACTGAATATTCAACTAACAGTATTGTAAATGATGACAAGGAAAAAAACGAGGAAAatgagaaagaaaaaaaaaataataatagtaatgatGGAATAAATTTAGAGGAAATTTGCAATGAAAATCCTAAAGGAAATGATATAGACAATTTggctttaaaaataattaatactATCAATATAGAGAATAATCCAAACATACTAAAAAATGCAAACAATAATTTCTTAATAAATCGTGATGAAAAAATAGACCGTACTACAGATTTGGAAAATTGTGAacttaaaaagaaaaaaggagAAATTTTTATGGATAATTTCTCTATGAAATCTACTACTTCTATGTGtagtgtaaataaattatcaGACATGGAATCATGTGTTTCTGCATCTAACTTTTCAGATAACCTCAACGAATTAAATAAAGCTAAAATAAATGACGAAAAAAATTCGTTaattaatgaagaaataaaaaataatgaaaaaatgaaCACAATcattaataatgatattagTATTAATGATAACGTCAGTTatattagtaataataatgatagtaATAACAATATCACTAAAACTATTcctaaaaattataataatagtaatttaTCTACAACGAGCAATTGTTATAACGAAACTGCATGCATAAATCTTAGTAatattattgaaaataatagCTCTActgatgataaaaaaattattttacaacaaaatcatttaaataaagaaaaagaaataatagatAGTAGTTATTGTACTACTTTAAAAGAAACTGTAACTtctgaattaaataatatcatAAATGAAGTAGAAGAATATAGTTTTTTAGAATgtaatattgaaaataaaaatagaaataataaaaaaaatatgaataatgcTAATATTTCAACagattttaattatttttttgaaagtaATTTAAATTCTATTAATGATCAAAATACTACATTTGACGGAAATTCAGATGCTTCCATTAACCAAAATGATGAAACTTTGAGTGATATATATGATAGcgaaatagaaaatatgattttaactgaaaaggaaaaggaaataaaaatgttaatatGGGATGACatgatgaaaaattatttaccaCATATTTGTAAACAATTAAAAAGgcagaaaaaaagaaatcatgaagaaaataataatgaaaaaaaaaaaattagaaataaaaaaaagaaagtggAAGATATTTCAGAAACTCAATCAACTGGGGATTCCGTTTTAAAAGCTCTTGAAAAATCTGATAAAAATTTGcctaataaaataaattatgatGTATTAAAATCCCTTTTTTCATCGTAA